AGGTAAGCTTGATAGGCTCCAATTTGCGATTGATGTCGTCGCTTTTGCTCTCGCGTTCGGTCCCGGTACCCAAGGGCTAGCTATTGGTCTGGAAGGACTAAATGTACTACTCTCAGCTGGAAGGGGACAAGGCGATGCAGCCGGAGCCCGGGTAATCGCTATTGCTGGCGGTGTCGTGATTGGTAAGGCAATCCAAAAAGGGTACCAACTATACAAACTCAAAGCTAATAAATCCGTTGGGGTGCTTGCTAATAATGTGGATGAGGCAGTGCCACCGAATAGTGTTCAAGAAGGATCTCTGGTTATTAAAACAGAGGACGCCCTCGATGCTATTCCAGCAAAACCAAAGGGGGGGCCAAAAAAAGGAAAAGGAGATAGTGGAAGTGCTGGTGCGTTTAAAAGTGTTCAAGTCTTTGACGAACTTGGCAACCCAGTTGAAGGATCTTTAACTTCTGGTTATCATGGAATACCTGGTAGTTCTGTCGACGACATTCCAGAAATTATTGAAAATGGATTACCAGGAGGGGGAACAAATACGAATCTTGGTGAACATGTAAATGGTGTTCCAGACAGCGCTTTCCGAGGTTTAGCATCTACATCAGGTTTGGGAGGTAATCCGACACAACAATTTCCAGTTGATTTTGCTTTAGAAGGAGGCTTAGTGGTTAAAATTAGAGGGGTTTTAGGCTGGGACACTCACCGGTATGCATCTAAAGCTGTCAAGAAATTGCGCAAAGGAGAAGGTGAAACAGCAATTTTAAGAAGAGTACCAACAGAAAATATTGAAGAAATTGGAATCGTAGGACTTGATAAACTTGGTCGAGAGAAAGTCATTAAATGGATTCCGAATCGTAATTTTAAAGGTTCACGTTAATGCAATTAACACCAAAAGAGCTTCGTGAACGTTGGCTGACTGCTCAAGGAGAGAAGTTAAAGAAAGAAGTTGTTTGTTCGATTCTCGCTGATCGTAGTTGGGTTGAACCATTAGCTCAGTTACCAGGTGCAGAAGAGGTTGAAAATAATGCGGATTTACGTGGTATTAAGATATCACGTATTTCATTGCCGGCAGCAGATTTTTCTTATGCCGTACTTGATTACGCCTGTTTTGATGAATGCGACCTACCGACTTCTGATTTCCAGTTCGGAAGTATTAGGGAAGTCAGCTTTGTAAAATCAAACTTGACACTCGCCCATTTCTGGCGCGTACGTGGGATTGGAGCTTCTTTTGATGAAGCCGATCTTTACAGAGCACGTATCATTGAATCTGATTTAAGAAGCACTTCATTTTGTTTTACGCATTTAAGGAGAGCAAAGCTAGCCCATTCAAACTTCGAACGAAGCGTCTTTGAAGAAGCTGATTTACGTCAAGCTGACCTTTACGATTGCAATTTTCGTCATACTAATTTGTCTAAAGCTGACCTGCAGGGTGCTGAACTTGACCAGGCAGATTTTACTGACGCACTGCTCGATGGAACAATCGGTCTGTAAGCCGATTATGTGCCCATATAGTCAATTTATTCAGCCAGGTTTGGAAGAGAATAAAATGGACAGAAAAAGGTGTCAGGAACGAATGGCACTGCCGCTGTTTTTTGAGTTTGTGTTTGCGCAACGACTCCCGCGTGACGCAGTCACGGTTTTAATTTTCTGATTTTTTGCCAGTTCGCTGGAAATTGTGTTTGGCAAAACCTTTCCTGGCATTATGCTGCGTTCTGGCAAGACCTTCCTTG
This window of the Gimesia fumaroli genome carries:
- a CDS encoding pentapeptide repeat-containing protein; the encoded protein is MQLTPKELRERWLTAQGEKLKKEVVCSILADRSWVEPLAQLPGAEEVENNADLRGIKISRISLPAADFSYAVLDYACFDECDLPTSDFQFGSIREVSFVKSNLTLAHFWRVRGIGASFDEADLYRARIIESDLRSTSFCFTHLRRAKLAHSNFERSVFEEADLRQADLYDCNFRHTNLSKADLQGAELDQADFTDALLDGTIGL